One window of the Longimicrobium sp. genome contains the following:
- a CDS encoding metallophosphoesterase family protein: protein MRIGIISDTHGLLRPEVFDVFEGVEHILHGGDVGPVELLDELEAIAPVTAVWGNTDGWDVRRRVKEIAELDLGGVRIVVMHGMQLGSPTPEKMAAAHPGAGLVVFGHSHQPVIRQVGSTLAVNPGSAGRQRFRDPISVALAEIDGGKVTARLVDLNPARS from the coding sequence ATGCGCATCGGCATCATCTCCGACACGCACGGGCTGCTGCGCCCGGAGGTGTTCGACGTCTTCGAGGGCGTCGAACACATCCTGCACGGGGGCGACGTCGGCCCCGTGGAGCTGCTCGACGAGCTGGAGGCCATCGCCCCCGTTACCGCCGTGTGGGGGAACACCGACGGGTGGGACGTGCGCCGGCGGGTGAAGGAGATCGCGGAGCTCGACCTGGGCGGCGTCCGCATCGTGGTGATGCACGGGATGCAGCTTGGCTCGCCGACGCCGGAGAAGATGGCGGCCGCGCATCCCGGCGCGGGGCTCGTCGTCTTCGGCCACTCGCACCAGCCGGTGATCCGCCAGGTGGGGTCCACGCTGGCGGTGAACCCCGGCAGCGCCGGTCGCCAGCGCTTCCGAGACCCCATCTCCGTCGCCCTCGCGGAGATCGACGGCGGGAAGGTGACGGCGCGTCTGGTCGATCTCAACCCCGCGCGATCGTAG
- the treZ gene encoding malto-oligosyltrehalose trehalohydrolase: MTEPRWRLPFGANVTERGTEFRVWAPGHERVEVVIYGPDAEAVHPLELENGGWFGCVLGGIGAEARYRYRLDGGDAFPDPASRAQPDGVHEPSEVVDPSAFAWTDGDWQGVELEDLVIYEMHVGAFTPEGTFDAAIARLDDLRALGVTAIEPMPVASFPGARNWGYDGVSLFAPQATYGGPEGLRRLVDAAHARGIAVILDVVYNHLGPEGNYLPAFTSGRYFTDRHKTPWGDAVNFDGADSAAVREFVVQNALHWAHEYHADGLRLDATHTIVDDSPVHVLAEMETRVRETLPPGRCFVFIAEDERNERRVVTPQTEGGWGLQAVWADDFHHSIRRILAGDHESYFADYAGTVDELARTLEKGWLYEGQPSRNHGCARGTPADGLPPAAFVHCIQNHDQVGNRAHGDRLHHAIDLGATRAAVALLLLSPYTPLLWMGQEWAASAPFQYFTDHPEELGRLVTEGRRTEFGKFSAFADPEVRERIPDPQAPETFARSKLDWGERGAMPHAGMLALHRALLHLRQSHPALRRRDRDSFSVAAVGDGALALRRRGDGGKEMLLIAAFEGPLGIDLFDAEITRPPEDGAWELHLATEEGRFGGETEGGLVHLDWDGRLEMHGPAAVVLTTM; the protein is encoded by the coding sequence ATGACGGAACCGCGCTGGCGCCTTCCCTTCGGCGCGAACGTGACGGAGCGCGGCACCGAGTTCCGCGTCTGGGCGCCGGGGCACGAGCGCGTGGAGGTGGTGATCTACGGCCCCGACGCGGAAGCGGTGCATCCCCTCGAGCTGGAGAACGGGGGCTGGTTCGGCTGCGTCCTCGGCGGCATTGGCGCCGAGGCGCGCTACCGCTATCGTCTGGACGGCGGCGACGCCTTCCCCGACCCCGCCTCGCGCGCGCAGCCGGACGGGGTGCACGAGCCGTCGGAGGTTGTCGATCCCTCCGCGTTCGCGTGGACGGATGGGGATTGGCAAGGGGTGGAGCTCGAGGATCTAGTCATCTACGAGATGCACGTGGGCGCCTTCACGCCGGAGGGGACGTTCGATGCCGCCATCGCCCGGCTCGACGACCTGCGCGCGCTCGGGGTGACGGCGATCGAGCCGATGCCCGTCGCCTCTTTTCCCGGGGCCCGGAACTGGGGATACGACGGCGTCTCCCTCTTCGCGCCGCAGGCCACGTACGGCGGGCCGGAGGGACTGCGGCGGCTGGTGGACGCGGCGCACGCGCGCGGCATCGCCGTGATCCTCGACGTGGTCTACAACCATCTCGGCCCCGAGGGGAACTACCTCCCTGCCTTCACCAGCGGCCGCTACTTCACCGATCGCCACAAGACGCCGTGGGGTGATGCGGTGAACTTCGACGGGGCCGACAGCGCCGCCGTCCGCGAGTTCGTGGTCCAGAACGCGCTGCACTGGGCGCACGAGTACCACGCCGATGGCCTGCGGCTCGACGCCACGCACACCATCGTCGACGACTCGCCCGTGCACGTGCTGGCGGAGATGGAGACGCGGGTGCGCGAGACGCTGCCGCCCGGCCGCTGCTTCGTCTTCATCGCCGAGGACGAGCGCAACGAGCGGCGCGTGGTCACCCCGCAGACCGAGGGCGGGTGGGGATTGCAGGCGGTGTGGGCGGACGACTTCCATCACTCGATCCGCCGCATCCTGGCGGGCGACCACGAGTCGTACTTCGCCGACTACGCGGGGACGGTGGACGAGCTGGCGCGGACGCTGGAGAAGGGGTGGCTCTACGAGGGGCAGCCGTCGCGCAACCACGGCTGTGCCCGCGGCACGCCGGCCGACGGGCTGCCGCCGGCGGCGTTCGTGCACTGCATCCAGAACCACGACCAGGTCGGCAACCGCGCCCACGGCGACCGGCTCCACCACGCGATCGACCTCGGCGCCACCCGCGCGGCGGTCGCCCTCCTTCTCCTCTCCCCTTACACGCCGCTGCTGTGGATGGGGCAGGAGTGGGCCGCGTCGGCGCCGTTCCAGTACTTCACCGACCACCCCGAGGAACTGGGGCGGCTGGTGACGGAGGGGCGGCGGACGGAGTTCGGCAAGTTCTCCGCGTTCGCCGACCCCGAGGTGCGCGAGCGCATCCCCGATCCGCAGGCGCCGGAGACGTTCGCGCGCAGCAAGCTCGACTGGGGCGAGCGGGGAGCGATGCCGCACGCGGGGATGCTGGCGCTGCACCGCGCGCTCCTCCATCTCCGCCAGTCGCATCCCGCGCTCCGCCGCCGCGACCGCGACTCCTTCTCCGTCGCCGCGGTGGGGGACGGCGCGCTCGCCCTCCGCCGGCGGGGGGATGGGGGGAAGGAGATGCTGCTGATCGCCGCGTTCGAGGGTCCGCTCGGCATCGACCTGTTCGACGCGGAGATCACGCGCCCGCCCGAGGACGGCGCGTGGGAGCTGCACCTCGCCACGGAGGAGGGGCGGTTCGGGGGAGAGACGGAGGGTGGGCTGGTCCACCTCGACTGGGACGGGCGGCTGGAGATGCACGGCCCGGCCGCCGTCGTCCTCACCACGATGTGA